In Ptiloglossa arizonensis isolate GNS036 chromosome 6, iyPtiAriz1_principal, whole genome shotgun sequence, a single window of DNA contains:
- the LOC143148618 gene encoding uncharacterized protein LOC143148618, which yields MSMIQQMLLAIYTIVIAPVICLLLVCFYLYRRAVNILLWLQLRDKYAGLLSGTDRVWAVEEPSALSVSNVLLILEKDARHSNIKFLARFRELAKKRIIGSRHEKLLFKRRKKYGYHFWERCDEIDLTERVRWLEYERTNCDGTCDSIYNGHLKRVLWNVCNQPLPDDHSVSWEILIGKCCPRSSHHYLRRLEERLTCKIRIPVLFRVHHSLGDGMALLRFFREAIVDGESVQETQLQMDYASFRLRNEETKRRNATMALEAGTLRSYSIAEKNLRCSVQKNVTSASMPFIHYAVLVDVVKLLMRQFEKRLKYIRNVSAEDLKWEIKAYAKNEAERLRVILTENVWRRMKRYFRMTKIVVSVPSCLVQQAFRSMDKSALHGAELSGEKLVSYWLEDDFRNTCDQKLFAKIQNIRSITGARFGDVLLAALSASLHKYFLRINEPIPTRLSVILPTKIEEWSENQPLQNNITVGILPLCISQVNGKATTDPRENSQILERLKDVKKANDALRKSPDYKVNFVVIKYLAAVLPERFLRSILQSHSTMVFSNLVGPQEVKILGHSLKNIVFWIPNRSYTGIGCSLLTYRGYLHLSLMADKALVRNEKALTEILENTVSEIDNLYDRLTLSFFSKKLRRSISTPTKKAIGAL from the exons ATGTCGATGATACAACAGATGCTCTTAGCGATCTACACGATCGTTATCGCTCCGGTGATCTGTCTGCTGTTAGTGTGCTTTTACCTTTATCGTCGGGCGGTGAACATCCTCTTGTGGTTGCAACTGAGGGACAAGTACGCGGGTCTACTCAGCGGGACCGATCGCGTTTGGGCGGTGGAGGAACCCTCGGCTCTCTCCGTGAGCAACGTTCTCCTGATCCTCGAGAAGGATGCACGTCACTCGAACATAAAGTTTCTGGCGAGGTTTCGCGAGCTGGCGAAGAAGCGTATCATCGGCTCCCGCCACGAGAAGCTGTTGTTCAAGAGGAGGAAGAAGTACGGGTATCATTTTTGGGAGAGATGCGACGAGATCGATCTGACGGAGAGAGTCAGGTGGTTGGAGTACGAGCGAACCAACTGCGACGGTACCTGCGACAGTATCTACAACGGTCATTTGAAGAGAGTGCTCTGGAACGTTTGCAATCAGCCTCTACCGGACGACCACAGCGTGTCCTGGGAGATCTTGATCGGGAAATGTTGCCCCAGATCGAGCCACCATTACCTACGACGATTGGAGGAACGTTTGACCTGCAAAATTCGTATACCGGTGTTGTTTCGCGTTCATCATTCCCTGGGCGACGGTATGGCACTCCTGAGGTTCTTTCGGGAGGCGATCGTCGACGGGGAATCGGTCCAGGAGACGCAGCTGCAAATGGACTACGCGAGTTTcaggctgaggaacgaggagacGAAGAGGCGCAACGCAACGATGGCACTCGAGGCGGGTACATTGAGATCATACTCGATCGCGGAGAAGAATTTGCGATGTTCCGTTCAAAAGAACGTCACGTCGGCCTCAATGCCGTTCATCCATTACGCGGTGTTGGTCGATGTTGTTAAATTGCTTATGAGACAGTTCGAGAAACGATTGAAGTACATACGGAACGTCTCCGCGGAGGACTTGAAATGGGAGATAAAAGCGTACGCGAAGAACGAGGCGGAACGATTGAGAGTTATCCTCACGGAGAACGTTTGGAGACGGATGAAAAGATACTTCAGGATGACCAAGATTGTCGTCAGTGTTCCCTCGTGTTTGGTTCAGCAGGCTTTCCGCAGCATGGACAAAAG TGCACTTCACGGGGCAGAATTGTCGGGCGAGAAGTTGGTTTCTTACTGGTTGGAGGACGATTTCAGGAACACATGCGATCAAAAGCTCTTCGCGAAGATTCAAAACATAAGGAGCATCACGGGTGCAAGATTCGGGGACGTGTTGCTGGCCGCTCTCTCCGCCAGTCTCCACAAATACTTTCTTCGT ATAAACGAACCGATTCCAACCAGGTTGAGCGTTATTCTACCGACGAAGATAGAAGAGTGGTCTGAGAATCAACCGTTGCAGAACAACATCACGGTCGGTATATTGCCACTTTGCATCTCTCAGGTAAACGGCAAAGCGACGACTGATCCCCGCGAGAACTCCCAAATTCTGGAACGTCTCAAGGACGTTAAAAAGGCGAACGACGCGCTCAGAAAAAGTCCAGATTACAAGGTCAACTTTGTGGTAATAAAGTATCTCGCAGCCGTACTCCCGGAGAGATTTTTACGCTCGATCCTTCAGAGTCACTCGACCATGGTGTTCAGCAACCTGGTGGGTCCCCAAGAAGTTAAAATTTTAGgacattcgttgaaaaatatcgttttctgGATACCAAACAG gAGTTACACAGGAATCGGATGTTCGTTGTTAACTTATCGGGGTTACTTGCATCTGTCTCTGATGGCCGACAAGGCGTTGGTGCGTAACGAAAAGGCTCTTACGGAAATATTGGAGAACACAGTGAGCGAAATTGACAATCTGTACGACAGACTGACGTTGTCGTTTTTCTCGAAGAAGCTCCGCAGGAGTATATCAACGCCCACGAAAAAAG CAATTGGCGCGTTGTAA
- the LOC143148624 gene encoding uncharacterized protein LOC143148624 codes for MFPLPRVNVQFVVSNCWLTRRLERTMEGTRAPKILITPEECVTKVGKIRDTVTSLEDSLTISWSLEAERWLKYSTLKTKNKATTNDLRKANKRNKSMLNLFRQSVTDTRFGSEIALPESLKREVQRTWHQKYDALLIQNERLKNEVKNTNFLLRDKLTEIDDLQQKLLTLGDKLIERNGTVENICKKYLNLKKRKDEQKILLCGSIETLQDALRKTNNAPVKGINEMSLTPSKDALLAREIRRSDRLANENSLLRVLLQEAKRGCGNSGSSDSVISLERNV; via the exons ATGTTTCCTTTGCCCCGCGTTAACGTTCAATTCGTAGTTTCGAATTGTTGGTTAACAAGGCGCCTTGAAAGAACTATGGAAGGTACACGCGCgccgaaaattttaatcacgCCGGAGGAATGTGTCACGAAGGTAGGAAAAATTCGCGACACGGTGACCTCTTTGGAGGACAGCTTGACGATCTCGTGGAGCTTGGAGGCCGAACGGTGGCTGAAGTACTCGACCTTGAAAACAAAGAACAAAGCGACGACGAACGATCTGAGGAAAGCGAACAAACGCAACAAAAGCATGCTGA atCTATTTCGGCAGAGCGTCACGGACACTCGTTTCGGCAGCGAGATCGCGTTACCGGAATCCTTGAAGAGGGAAGTGCAGAGAACCTGGCACCAGAA GTACGACGCTTTGCTGATACAAAACGAGCGGTTGAAGAACGAGGTCAAAAACACGAATTTCCTTCTGAGAGATAAATTGACAGAG ATAGATGATCTCCAGCAGAAACTATTGACTCTCGGTGATAAGCTTATTGAGCGCAACGGGACCGTGGAGAATATCTGCAAGAAGTATCTGAATTTGAAAAAGCGGAAAGACGAACAGAAGATCTTGCTGTGCGGCTCCATCGAAACGCTACAG GACGCGTTGAGGAAGACGAACAACGCGCCCGTCAAGGGAATCAACGAAATGTCTTTGACGCCCAGCAAGGACGCGTTACTGGCACGTGAAATTCGTCGTAGCGATCGCCTGGCCAACGAGAACTCTCTTCTGAGGGTACTGTTGCAGGAAGCTAAACGCGGCTGCGGAAACAGCGGAAGCAGCGACAGCGTGATCTCCCTCGAGCGGAACGTGTAA
- the LOC143148622 gene encoding uncharacterized protein LOC143148622, with translation MQTSLPKQVIGCIGKCTLGLNNEELDQITDNINKTLTHPQGRKIFKTYLTQRNLDDKLECLALYETCSRFIDKGTCSQSKELRLETLIKDVTTVKEMAEELDGVPQIDKALLQSFNKALNSESRTEMLAVLEDTRKCCRNHLKEVHESFKTYALKPCPFTK, from the exons ATGCAGACCTCCTTACCGAAACAAGTGATCGGCTGCATCGGAAAATGCACTCTCGGACTGAACAACGAGGAATTGGATCAGATCACCGACAACATAAATAAAACCTTGACGCATCCACAGGGTAGAAAGATTTTCAAAACTTACTTGACTCAACGAAACCTCGACGACAAACTCGAGTGTCTGGCGTTGTACGAGACCTGTTCCAGGTTTATCGACAAGGGAACATGTTC gcaaTCGAAGGAGCTCCGTTTGGAGACATTAATCAAGGATGTCACAACGGTGAAGGAAATGGCGGAGGAATTGGACGGTGTCCCTCAAATAGACAAGGCTCTTCTGCAAAGTTTTAACAAAGCTTTGAACAGCGAATCGAGGACCGAAATGCTCGCTGTTCTAGAGGACACCAGAAAATGCTGTCGCAATCACTTGAAAGAAGTTCACGAAAGTTTCAAGACATATGCGTTGAAGCCGTGCCCGTTTACGAAATAA